A single region of the Arthrobacter sp. PAMC25564 genome encodes:
- a CDS encoding DMT family transporter produces the protein MATTADTGPTQPDRTHEVPPGPATSVHPDRSAPPGQISRLGLAAVVVTVVLWASAFVGIRAVGPSFSPGPLTLGRLAVAAVVLGLVVLPQLRKNNNLPRGREWWPILVYGVMWFGGYNVALNAAEHLLDAGTAALLINVNPILVAVMAGLILKEGFPRWLIIGSLVAFGGVAVIALGSGQRSTADVAGVLLCLLAAALAAVSVIVQKPVLRKFPAAQATWFGIMVGAVCCLPFAGQLITELQAAPLPATLGLAYLGVFPTAIAFTTWAYALSLIDAGRLAATTYLVPGTTILISWLVLGEIPTIWGLVGGAICLLGVGLTRRRSR, from the coding sequence ATGGCAACAACCGCCGATACAGGCCCCACGCAGCCGGATCGCACCCACGAAGTGCCACCGGGCCCTGCCACCTCCGTCCACCCCGACCGCTCCGCCCCGCCCGGCCAGATCAGCAGGCTCGGCCTCGCCGCCGTCGTCGTCACGGTGGTGCTGTGGGCTTCCGCCTTTGTGGGCATCCGGGCCGTCGGGCCCAGCTTCTCCCCCGGCCCCCTGACCCTCGGCCGGCTGGCGGTTGCCGCGGTCGTGTTGGGCCTCGTGGTGCTGCCACAACTCCGGAAGAACAATAATCTGCCCAGGGGCCGCGAATGGTGGCCCATCCTGGTGTACGGCGTGATGTGGTTCGGCGGCTATAACGTCGCGCTGAACGCCGCCGAGCATCTCCTGGACGCCGGCACCGCGGCCCTGCTGATCAACGTCAACCCCATCCTGGTTGCGGTCATGGCCGGCCTCATCCTGAAGGAGGGGTTCCCGCGCTGGCTGATCATCGGAAGCCTCGTCGCGTTTGGCGGGGTCGCCGTGATCGCGCTCGGTTCCGGCCAGCGCTCGACGGCGGACGTGGCCGGCGTGCTGCTCTGCCTCCTCGCGGCGGCCCTCGCCGCGGTGAGTGTGATCGTCCAGAAGCCGGTGCTGCGGAAGTTCCCTGCTGCGCAGGCCACCTGGTTCGGGATCATGGTCGGCGCGGTGTGCTGCCTGCCCTTCGCCGGCCAGCTGATCACCGAGCTGCAGGCGGCCCCGCTGCCGGCCACCCTGGGACTTGCCTATCTCGGCGTCTTCCCCACGGCCATCGCCTTCACCACCTGGGCGTATGCGCTGTCCCTGATCGACGCCGGCCGGCTCGCCGCCACCACCTATCTGGTGCCCGGCACGACGATCCTGATCTCCTGGCTCGTGCTGGGTGAAATCCCCACCATCTGGGGCCTGGTCGGCGGGGCCATCTGCCTGCTGGGAGTGGGGCTGACGCGGCGCCGGTCGCGCTAG
- a CDS encoding metallopeptidase family protein, giving the protein MPASLPPGLPIVPDGGDGPDDGPFPMPFPMSEDQFESAVTDALDRIPPELAKTMNNVAVFIEDDYTPQPGEDPDTVLLGLYEGVPLTERDSWWDAGSLPDRITIYRLPILEICDSREDVIEEVTVTVVHEVAHHFGISDERLHELGWG; this is encoded by the coding sequence ATGCCCGCTTCACTGCCTCCCGGACTTCCGATCGTTCCGGACGGCGGGGACGGCCCCGACGACGGGCCATTCCCGATGCCGTTCCCCATGTCTGAAGACCAGTTCGAGTCCGCGGTGACGGATGCCCTGGACCGGATCCCGCCGGAGCTGGCGAAGACCATGAACAACGTGGCCGTCTTCATCGAGGACGACTACACGCCGCAGCCGGGCGAGGATCCGGACACGGTGCTGCTGGGACTCTATGAGGGCGTGCCGCTGACCGAACGGGACTCCTGGTGGGACGCCGGCTCGCTGCCGGACCGCATCACCATCTACCGACTGCCGATCCTGGAGATCTGCGACTCCCGTGAGGACGTGATCGAGGAAGTCACCGTCACGGTGGTCCACGAGGTTGCGCACCATTTCGGCATCAGCGACGAGCGCCTGCACGAGCTCGGCTGGGGCTAG
- a CDS encoding cation diffusion facilitator family transporter translates to MGHDHSHSHGITATGKHRKRLVAVLCITLAVVLIQIAGALVSGSLALLADAGHMLSDAAGVFIALLAAWIAARPASDQRTYGYQRAEVLAALANALVLIVISVVIFTEAIRRLGSAPEVHTDVMLFAAVLGAVANLVSLLILRGAQKESLNVRGAYLEVLGDLLGSFAVIAAAIVIMVTGIQAADTVASLLIAVMILPRAWHLLRDVVDVLLEATPKGVDVRMIREHILAVEGVVSVHDIHIWTITSGVPVFSAHVVVEDAALGARGADRVLDKLGSCLGSHFDTEHCTFQLEPATHSEHEARQHA, encoded by the coding sequence ATGGGACACGACCACAGCCACTCGCATGGGATCACGGCCACAGGGAAACACCGCAAGCGCCTGGTCGCCGTCCTGTGCATCACCCTCGCCGTCGTGCTGATCCAGATCGCCGGCGCCCTCGTGTCCGGCTCGCTGGCGCTGCTCGCCGACGCCGGGCACATGCTTTCCGACGCCGCCGGCGTCTTCATCGCCCTGCTGGCCGCCTGGATCGCCGCCCGGCCCGCGAGCGACCAGCGCACCTACGGCTACCAGCGCGCCGAAGTGCTGGCCGCGCTGGCCAACGCGCTGGTCCTGATCGTGATCTCAGTGGTCATCTTCACGGAGGCCATCCGGCGGCTCGGCTCGGCGCCCGAAGTGCACACCGACGTCATGCTCTTCGCCGCCGTCCTTGGCGCCGTCGCGAACCTGGTGTCGCTGCTGATCCTTCGCGGAGCCCAGAAGGAAAGCCTGAACGTGCGGGGTGCCTATCTTGAAGTCCTGGGCGACCTGCTCGGCTCCTTCGCTGTCATCGCCGCGGCGATCGTCATCATGGTCACCGGGATCCAGGCCGCGGACACCGTCGCTTCCCTCCTCATCGCCGTGATGATCCTGCCGCGGGCCTGGCACCTGCTCCGCGACGTGGTGGATGTGCTCCTCGAGGCGACCCCCAAGGGCGTGGACGTCCGGATGATCCGCGAACACATCCTCGCCGTGGAGGGAGTGGTGTCCGTCCACGACATCCACATCTGGACCATCACCTCCGGCGTTCCGGTTTTCTCCGCCCATGTGGTGGTGGAGGACGCGGCGCTGGGCGCACGCGGTGCGGACCGGGTGCTGGATAAGCTGGGCAGCTGCCTCGGCTCGCACTTCGACACCGAACACTGCACCTTCCAGCTGGAGCCCGCCACCCACTCGGAGCATGAGGCCCGCCAGCACGCCTGA
- a CDS encoding C40 family peptidase: MTWTGSGRKSAVLCTAVVLLGTLVLPAQASAAPASLSVQAAALGVPASPEIPSPDEIAAAKASESATADQVSRIDRLLADAAAAQDASLAASLQANNAYGDALVELQSRRDAAAVAAAKAAAAGAEQQKTHKQIGQLAGELYRNGGLNPALSSLVSGTGQALQDAATLEAVTAGRSRAFQSAETAAAAAESLTAAAADANRAADDAAREAESRKADAERASDAQRKAVSEATAQRTVLVDQLASLKNTTVALESARVDALDRQRQQERLAAVTAAATQNAAPQPAPGNPSVPAAQAPAAGPARPGPAVVAVPEPVAPALVAPAPDPAPAPVPAPAPVPAPDPVPAPVPVPAPVPGGSNQSAVSVALSKVGSPYFYQYGGTGAYGFDCSGLVQNAFAAAGKYLPRTAAQQFAQAPVHVPISQAQPGDLLVWGAAPDFYHVAIYLGGGRVVQALNPEAGLTVTDIASMAGMQLHPYAARY, from the coding sequence ATGACTTGGACCGGATCCGGCCGAAAGAGCGCCGTGCTCTGCACCGCCGTCGTGCTCTTGGGCACCCTGGTGCTGCCGGCGCAGGCCTCTGCCGCCCCGGCATCCCTGAGCGTTCAGGCCGCGGCGTTGGGTGTACCGGCGTCGCCCGAGATCCCCTCCCCGGATGAGATCGCCGCGGCCAAGGCCAGTGAAAGCGCGACGGCGGACCAGGTCAGCCGGATCGACCGGCTCCTGGCGGATGCCGCCGCCGCCCAGGACGCCAGCCTCGCCGCCTCCCTGCAGGCCAACAACGCCTACGGCGATGCCCTCGTGGAGCTCCAGTCCCGGCGGGATGCGGCCGCAGTCGCCGCCGCCAAGGCCGCGGCGGCCGGCGCGGAGCAGCAGAAGACACACAAGCAGATCGGCCAGTTGGCTGGGGAGCTCTACCGCAACGGCGGGCTGAATCCGGCCTTGAGCAGCCTTGTCAGCGGCACCGGACAGGCGCTGCAGGACGCGGCGACACTCGAGGCCGTGACCGCCGGCCGCAGCCGGGCCTTCCAGTCCGCGGAAACCGCCGCGGCAGCCGCCGAGTCGCTCACGGCTGCCGCCGCCGACGCCAACCGGGCCGCGGATGACGCCGCCCGCGAGGCGGAATCGCGCAAGGCCGACGCCGAGCGCGCCAGCGATGCGCAGCGGAAGGCCGTGTCCGAGGCCACGGCGCAACGGACCGTGCTGGTGGACCAGCTTGCAAGCCTGAAGAACACCACCGTCGCCCTAGAATCCGCCCGGGTGGACGCCTTGGACCGCCAGCGCCAGCAGGAGCGGCTCGCGGCGGTCACCGCGGCGGCCACCCAGAACGCTGCCCCGCAGCCGGCCCCGGGGAATCCATCCGTCCCGGCAGCCCAGGCGCCTGCCGCCGGGCCTGCACGGCCGGGGCCCGCCGTCGTGGCCGTTCCGGAGCCGGTTGCGCCGGCCCTGGTTGCCCCGGCACCCGATCCTGCCCCTGCGCCCGTTCCTGCGCCGGCCCCGGTGCCGGCGCCGGATCCTGTACCCGCGCCGGTGCCTGTTCCGGCCCCGGTGCCCGGCGGGTCCAACCAGTCAGCTGTCTCGGTGGCCTTGTCGAAGGTCGGCTCGCCCTACTTCTACCAGTACGGCGGCACCGGAGCTTATGGCTTCGACTGCTCGGGCCTGGTACAGAACGCGTTCGCCGCGGCCGGGAAATACCTTCCGCGCACGGCCGCCCAACAATTCGCCCAGGCCCCGGTGCACGTGCCCATCTCCCAGGCCCAGCCCGGTGACCTGCTGGTGTGGGGCGCGGCCCCGGATTTCTACCACGTGGCCATCTACCTTGGCGGCGGCCGGGTGGTCCAGGCCCTGAACCCGGAAGCCGGCCTTACCGTGACGGACATCGCCTCCATGGCCGGGATGCAGCTGCACCCCTACGCCGCCCGGTACTGA
- a CDS encoding ABC transporter permease subunit, with the protein MLCALAAIPILIAVAVRVSSAVPPGRGPAFLDRITQNGLFVGVTALLVSVPLFLPLTVGVVAGDTIAGEAGLGTLRYLLVAPAGRVRLLLVKYAGAAVFVVVAPLLVALVGAGIGAALFPVGPVTLLSGDTIGAGGAMVRLLLIAAYLAVSLLGLSAIGLFLSTLTDVPVGAMAATVVLSVVSQVMDALPQLEWLHPWLFTHYWLDFADLLRQPIAGDSFASNALLQAGYIAAFGALAYGKFVTKDVLS; encoded by the coding sequence ATGCTGTGCGCCCTGGCGGCCATCCCCATCCTGATCGCCGTGGCCGTGCGGGTGTCCTCCGCCGTGCCGCCGGGCCGCGGGCCGGCCTTCCTGGACCGGATCACCCAGAACGGCCTGTTCGTCGGCGTCACGGCACTGCTGGTGTCCGTCCCGTTGTTCCTGCCGCTGACGGTCGGGGTGGTGGCCGGCGACACGATAGCAGGGGAGGCCGGGCTGGGGACCCTGCGCTACCTCCTGGTGGCACCGGCGGGGCGGGTCCGGCTGCTGCTTGTGAAGTATGCCGGTGCGGCGGTCTTCGTCGTCGTGGCACCGCTGCTGGTGGCGCTGGTCGGGGCCGGGATCGGTGCGGCGCTCTTCCCCGTCGGGCCGGTCACGCTGCTTTCCGGGGACACGATCGGGGCCGGCGGGGCCATGGTGCGGCTGCTGCTGATTGCCGCGTACCTTGCCGTTTCCCTGCTGGGGCTCTCGGCGATTGGCCTGTTTCTCTCCACGCTCACGGACGTGCCGGTGGGGGCCATGGCGGCTACCGTGGTGCTTTCGGTGGTCTCGCAGGTGATGGATGCGCTGCCGCAGCTGGAGTGGCTGCACCCCTGGTTGTTCACCCACTACTGGCTGGACTTCGCGGACCTGCTCCGCCAGCCCATTGCCGGGGACTCCTTCGCCAGCAACGCCCTGTTACAGGCAGGGTACATCGCGGCCTTCGGGGCGCTCGCCTACGGCAAGTTCGTCACCAAGGACGTGCTCTCCTGA
- a CDS encoding ATP-binding cassette domain-containing protein codes for MTAAAPAAELSIETTGLSKRFGHQLAVDGVDLAVPKGSVFGFLGPNGSGKTTTIRLMLGLASATGGSVRLLGQEMPRRLHEVLPRVGALVEGPAFYPFLSGAANLHRLDAADRYVSAATRRDRVHSALERVGLTHAADKKVRAYSLGMKQRLGIANALLAPRELLVLDEPTNGLDPQGTREVRSLVRSLAADGATVFVSSHLLAEVEQICTHAAIMSAGRLVAQGTLAELRQAGQARIRVLTPDPGAAMQVLAGLGLTAIAENGVGSPRSGPAGGTANGSAGAVLFAPLPAFAPDGGADDGGPAPEAVVAALVAAGVRVRGFATEQVSLEERFVALTGEGFDVVQ; via the coding sequence GTTCGGCCACCAGTTGGCCGTCGACGGCGTCGACCTGGCCGTGCCGAAAGGCTCGGTCTTCGGCTTCCTGGGCCCAAACGGCTCGGGCAAGACCACCACCATCCGGCTGATGCTGGGCCTGGCCTCCGCCACCGGCGGCTCCGTGCGCCTCCTTGGCCAGGAGATGCCGCGGCGGCTGCATGAGGTGCTGCCCCGGGTGGGGGCCCTCGTCGAGGGCCCGGCGTTCTATCCCTTTCTCTCCGGCGCGGCCAACCTGCACCGCCTGGACGCGGCGGACCGCTACGTATCCGCCGCCACCCGGCGGGACCGGGTCCACTCGGCGCTGGAGCGGGTGGGCCTGACGCATGCCGCGGACAAGAAGGTCCGGGCCTACTCCCTGGGCATGAAGCAGCGGCTGGGGATCGCGAACGCATTGCTGGCTCCGCGGGAGCTGCTGGTGCTGGACGAGCCCACCAACGGACTGGATCCGCAGGGAACCCGGGAGGTGCGCAGCCTGGTGCGCTCGCTCGCCGCCGACGGCGCCACCGTGTTCGTCTCCAGCCATCTGCTGGCCGAGGTGGAACAGATCTGCACGCACGCGGCCATCATGAGCGCGGGCCGGCTTGTGGCGCAGGGGACCCTGGCGGAGCTGCGCCAGGCGGGACAGGCCCGGATCCGTGTGCTGACCCCGGATCCGGGAGCCGCGATGCAGGTCCTGGCGGGTCTGGGGCTGACTGCCATTGCCGAAAATGGAGTCGGGAGTCCACGCAGCGGTCCGGCCGGCGGCACAGCCAACGGATCCGCCGGTGCCGTGCTGTTCGCGCCGCTGCCGGCTTTCGCCCCCGACGGCGGCGCTGACGACGGCGGTCCGGCTCCCGAAGCGGTCGTGGCCGCCCTCGTCGCGGCCGGTGTCCGGGTCCGGGGTTTCGCCACGGAGCAAGTCAGCCTCGAGGAGCGCTTCGTGGCACTGACAGGGGAGGGGTTCGACGTTGTCCAGTAA